From Carassius auratus strain Wakin chromosome 10, ASM336829v1, whole genome shotgun sequence, a single genomic window includes:
- the LOC113109671 gene encoding LOW QUALITY PROTEIN: uncharacterized protein KIAA1958-like (The sequence of the model RefSeq protein was modified relative to this genomic sequence to represent the inferred CDS: deleted 1 base in 1 codon), which yields MKGRRLNMEDCLHTSSDSLAKLVKWAHSHGTICTLIPNLKHMLNEGSHGTLTALWGCSAGHAYHWPLNTTCKKTNKERNLESRSINTDSMIQAVSVMQNTSERFLGSAAKNKGDPSQIHDSCDISNCSEPSEMDDNGEEYNSHLYDIVCESSATDEDGDSDFHHASNITPRKRSGAEDSTDPALKKIKQERGEDYYSVANPQMPSSSDVKLTTQSPKPNVHTTPSSRSSMSQKPSSVDGDSMMVSSSPLDGSPSSMIKPLRAPFHVSQNKMQVNSNPACSQSLASLPHSGRIDAMGVLHRDEYPRPSLSYGEASVGVNPEMDLLAAQTLNTEARADNSADMDERAYREQNEKTIRSTQTALRNFRDFLVSKYPNETREIYFIPCQELDIYLASFFVDARQRDGSEYEPNSLANYQCGLERYLKEHHYAYSITRDQEFQRSQDALKQKQLELKFKGKGNKPHKSMKLTFADELLLRKRGLLSRFNPEGLLNLVWLNNTKAFGHCTGFHSSTLKWGDVRLLTTETGLECLEWTYQDFTDPNARNRRSTTECHIYATPHAPQTCPVQDYKEYAQRRPQAMLFEDAPFYLSIKPVVNLAALHWYNCQALGKNKLAKMVKTMCEKGNIPGRKTNFSVYQSCSSLSEAQSNQLVLICNDLRQQAVQSGSSHPGSTNFVITGSFDSTDSA from the exons GGGAGGAGGCTCAACATGGAGGACTGTTTGCACACTTCCTCTGACAGTCTTGCTAAACTGGTCAAATGGGCCCACAGTCACGGGACGATCTGCACCTTGATCCCCAACCTCAAACACATGCTGAACGAGGGCTCTCACGGGACCCTCACGGCCCTGTGGGGCTGCAGCGCGGGGCACGCCTACCACTGGCCCCTCAACACCACCTGCAAAAAGACTAACAAGGAACGTAACCTAGAGAGCCGAAGCATCAACACGGACAGCATGATCCAGGCGGTCTCCGTCATGCAGAACACCTCAGAGCGCTTCCTCGGCAGCGCCGCCAAAAACAAGGGCGACCCCAGTCAGATCCACGACTCCTGCGACATCTCCAACTGCAGCGAGCCGTCCGAGATGGACGACAACGGCGAGGAGTACAACAGCCACCTGTACGACATCGTCTGCGAGTCCTCGGCCACCGACGAAGACGGCGACTCCGACTTCCATCACGCCTCAAATATCACGCCCAGGAAAAGATCGGGAGCCGAGGACAGCACTGACCCGGCGTTGAAGAAAATCAAACAGGAGAGAGGCGAAGACTATTACAGTGTGGCCAACCCTCAGATGCCCAGCAGCTCGGATGTGAAGCTCACCACACAGTCACCCAAACCCAACGTCCACACCACCCCATCATCCAGGTCTTCGATGTCCCAGAAGCCTTCCTCAGTAGACGGGGACTCCATGATGGTGTCCTCGTCACCGCTGGACGGCTCCCCTTCGTCTATGATCAAACCCCTGCGTGCACCGTTCCACGTGTCCCAGAACAAAATGCAGGTGAACTCGAACCCAGCTTGCAGTCAGAGTTTGGCCAGCCTGCCCCATTCGGGAAGGATTGACGCTATGGGGGTGCTGCACAGGGACGAGTATCCCAGGCCTTCCTTGTCTTACGGAGAGGCTTCTGTGGGGGTGAACCCTGAGATGGATCTTCTAGCAGCACAAACACTTAATACAGAAGCTCGAGCGGACAACTCAG CAGATATGGATGAAAGAGCATACCGAGAACAGAACGAGAAGACCATTCGCAGCACCCAAACAGCTCTTCGCAACTTTCGGGACTTCCTGGTTTCTAAGTATCCCAACGAGACCAGAGAGATATACTTCATCCCCTGCCAAGAGTTGGACATCTACTTGGCCTCCTTCTTCGTGGATGCACGCCAAAGGGATGGCTCGGAGTATGAGCCCAACAGCCTGGCCAACTACCAATGTGGACTGGAGCGTTATCTGAAGGAGCATCACTACGCCTACAGCATTACAAGAGACCAGGAGTTCCAGAGATCCCAGGATGCCCTCAAGCAAAAGCAGCTGGAGCTCAAGTTCAAAGGCAAAGGCAACAAACCCCACAAGTCAATGAAGCTGACCTTTGCTGATGAATTGCTTCTAAGGAAACGGGGGCTTCTGAGTCGCTTCAACCCTGAGGGTCTGCTTAACCTGGTGTGGCTCAACAACACCAAGGCTTTTGGCCACTGTACAGGCTTCCATAGCTCCACGCTCAAATGGGGAGATGTGCGTTTGCTCACCACAGAAACAGGACTAGAGTGTCTGGAGTGGACCTACCAGGATTTTACTGACCCTAATGCCAGAAACCGAAGGTCCACAACCGAGTGCCACATCTACGCTACCCCGCATGCTCCTCAAACCTGCCCTGTGCAGGACTACAAGGAATACGCTCAGCGCAGACCTCAAGCAATGCTCTTTGAAGATGCCCCCTTTTATCTCTCCATCAAGCCTGTGGTCAACCTCGCCGCCCTGCATTGGTACAACTGCCAAGCTCTGGGAAAGAACAAGTTAGCAAAGATGGTGAAGACCATGTGTGAGAAAGGCAACATTCCAGGGAGAAAGACCAATTTCAGTGTTTACCAA AGTTGCAGCTCCTTGTCCGAGGCCCAGAGCAATCAGCTAGTCCTGATCTGCAATGACCTCAGGCAACAAGCCGTCCAGTCAGGGAGTTCCCATCCTGGCAGCACCAACTTTGTCATTACTGGTTCTTTTGACTCTACTGACTCTGCTTAA
- the LOC113109672 gene encoding coiled-coil domain-containing protein 106-like: MEPGSSHQIIASIPEEGAVFDPPALFDSFEEVELHPLDRQRTIKISSKRSRDGENTRVRMKNVVGVIARYMAALQEFRRSVSMKVAFDRVGVDRNTISRTAAIAELSLAAPEVFHALPPWDEKEETLAHYAVRCRQAMDNSIKAKIKSMKAKGELLPIVSK, encoded by the exons ATGGAGCCAGGAAGCTCACATCAGATTATCGCCTCCATTCCTGAAGAGGGCGCTGTGTTTGACCCACCAGCCCTCTTTGACTCTTTTGAGGAAGTGGAGTTGCATCCACTGGACAGGCAGAGGACCATCAAGATTTCATCAAAGAGAAGCAGAGACGGCGAGAACACACGTGTCCGAA TGAAAAATGTTGTGGGCGTGATTGCACGATATATGGCGGCACTGCAAGAGTTTCGACGTAGCGTGTCCATGAAAGTGGCTTTTGATAGAGTTGGCGTCGACCGCAATACCATTTCGAGAACAGCAGCCATTGCAGAACTGAGCTTGGCGGCTCCTGAAGTCTTCCACGCTCTGCCTCCATGGGACGAGAAGGAGGAAACATTGGCCCACTATGCAGTCAGATGCCGACAGGCCATGGACAACAGCATCAAAGCCAAGATTAAAAGCATGAAAGCAAAGGGAGAGCTTCTACCAATCGtcagcaaataa
- the LOC113109673 gene encoding SOSS complex subunit C isoform X2, whose product MAANPPGQGFQNKNRVAILAELDKEKRRLIQSQSMNNPGASIPLSRPAVKEFRDQAEQQHIAAQQKAALQHAHAHSSGFFITQDSSFGNLILPVLPRLDPE is encoded by the exons ATGGCCGCGAATCCACCTGGACAAG GATTTCAGAACAAAAACAGGGTTGCTATTCTAGCTGAGCTGGATAAGGAGAAGAGACGTCTGATACAGAGTCAGTCGATGAATAACCCAGGAGCCAG CATCCCCCTCTCTCGACCAGCAGTGAAGGAGTTCAGGGATCAGGCCGAACAGCAGCACATCGCAGCACAACAGAAAGCAGCTCTACAG CATGCACATGCACACTCATCCGGCTTCTTCATCACTCAGGATTCATCCTTCGGTAACCTTATACTGCCTGTGTTACCCAGACTCGACCCGGAGTAA
- the LOC113109673 gene encoding SOSS complex subunit C isoform X1 encodes MAANPPGQVGFQNKNRVAILAELDKEKRRLIQSQSMNNPGASIPLSRPAVKEFRDQAEQQHIAAQQKAALQHAHAHSSGFFITQDSSFGNLILPVLPRLDPE; translated from the exons ATGGCCGCGAATCCACCTGGACAAG TAGGATTTCAGAACAAAAACAGGGTTGCTATTCTAGCTGAGCTGGATAAGGAGAAGAGACGTCTGATACAGAGTCAGTCGATGAATAACCCAGGAGCCAG CATCCCCCTCTCTCGACCAGCAGTGAAGGAGTTCAGGGATCAGGCCGAACAGCAGCACATCGCAGCACAACAGAAAGCAGCTCTACAG CATGCACATGCACACTCATCCGGCTTCTTCATCACTCAGGATTCATCCTTCGGTAACCTTATACTGCCTGTGTTACCCAGACTCGACCCGGAGTAA